The uncultured Subdoligranulum sp. genomic sequence GGCAGGGAATGTTCCTGCGTCCAGCGCTCCCACAGGCTCTGGGGCCAAAACAGGACAAGGGTATACTGGTCATATTCTTCCCGCAGGTTGGGCGGGGTATCGGTCAGGCCCAGCAGGGGCAACGCCCCAAGAGCAGTACCATCCCCGTCCGCCAGGGTGAGAGCGGTGGTGTTGGGTTGCACAAAGGGCAGGTACTGTCGGTTGCGGAAATTGCTGTGCTGGCTGTCCCATATTCGGTTGAGCAGTACCGCTCCGTCCAGCGAAGGGGCAATGCCCGCCTCCTCACAGAAGCGGAGAAAACTGGTATCGTCCAGAATCACCAGGGGCGCCTCCACCAGCCAGCCGCCCTGGATGACGGTGGCCTCCTCCCCGGCCAGTGCGCCCAGACCGCCCAGCGCCTGCAAGGCAGTACTCTGGGCTTCGGCGGGCAGCAGGACGGCGGCCTGCTCCTTTTCGTAGACCAGGCAGTCCTCCACTCCGGAAATGTCGGCCAGCTCCCCGGTGAGGGAAAAGTCGGAAAGCCGGGTATCCGGCAGGGTGGCCATCACGTCCCAGGCGTCCTGGTACCGCGCAAAATAGGTCATGTCGGTGCTGATGCCTGACAGAGTGAAAAAGCAGAGGATGGCGGTGAAGCCGAGAAACGAGAGCAGCAGGGAGAGGTTGGCAATGCGCAGGGATTTTTTCTGGGTTTGCAGGGCGCTGCCTGCCAGTTCCCCCCGGATGCCAAAGCACCGTGCCAGCAGGCGGGTGGTGAGGGAGCGTTTGCCCTTTCCCCTCGCCTGGGGTGGAAGGGGGCCCCGCATCGCTTCCAGCGGCGGGATCCGGCAGAGCCGGCGGGCGGGCAGCCAGGCCGAAAGCAGGACGGTGACCAGCGCTGCCAGCAGCGCCGCAGCCGCCACCGCCGGATGCAGGGTAAATTCCGCCGGTTGCCGGTCGGGCAGACCGGCGGCCACCTGATTGACCGCCGCCAATACTCCCCGGCAGGCGGCAAAGCCCAGCAAAGTGCCTACCGCCAGCGGCAGCAGCGAGACGGCAGCGGCCTCCTGCAACAGGCAAAGGCGCAGCTGACGGGGCGTGGCCCCCACGCTGGCCAGAATGCCCAGCCGGTGGAGCCGGGCCTGCATGGTGATCTCAAAGGCGTTGCGCAGCAAAAGCACCAGCGCCGCCACCAGCAGCGCCAGCACCCCGGCCAGGAAGGGAAGCAACAGGGCCGGGTGGTCGGGATCGGTGACTCCATAGAGAGACAAAAGGGTATCGTGGGTCTGGATCTGGTCGTCGTCCAGCCCCAGCCGGTCCCGGATGAGACCCAGCGTGTCATACACAGCGGTTTTGTCCCGGAAGGTCAGCTCCACCACTAGGGCATCCGGCCCGGACAGCCCCTCGTCGGGGGTGACGGTATCCACCTGGGCAAACTGTTCCAGCGTTTCCGCCTGCGCCCCGTCGGTCAGGGTCAGTCGGGCCTGCCAGCTGCCTTCCTCCCGCAGGACACGGTCCACCTCGTAGGCCCAGGCGTTGTAAAACAGGCCGCAGAGCAGCGCCAGAAAAAAGGAAGCCGCCAAAGCCGACAAGGCCATCGTCCGGACAGCGGTAGGTGTATGGGCCAGATCGTCCCGAGAAAAGTTTTTCCACATGGTCCTCACCCCCGTGAGCGGTCACTGACGATCCGCCCGTCGCTGAGAGTGATGACCCGGTCCGCCTGGGCTGCCAGGGCTTCGTCGTGGGTCACCAGCAGGATGGTCTGGCCGAGATTCTTGTGAAAGAGCCGGAGCAGGTCCAGGATCTCGGTGCTGTTTTTCCGGTCCAGATTGCCGGTGGGCTCGTCGGCCAGCAGCAGGGCCGGTCGGCAGCAGAGCGCCCGGGCGATGGCCACCCGCTGCTGCTGCCCGCCGGAAAGCTGCCCCGGCAGGGCACGGCGCTTCTCCTCCAGCCCCAGCGTCCGGAGCAGTGAATCCAGGAAAACCGGGTCGGGCTTCCGCTTGTCCAGCAGCAGGGGCAGGGCAATGTTTTTCTCCACCGAGAGGGTGGGGATGAGGTTGAAAAACTGATAGATCAGCCCCACCTTGCGGCGGCGGAAGAGGGCGGCTTGGGTGGGGTCCAGCGAACCCACCTCCACCCCGTCGATGAGGACCTGCCCGGCAGTGGGCCTGTCCACCCCGGCCAGCAGATGCAGCAGGGTGGATTTGCCCGAACCGGAAGCCCCTACCACGGCCACGAAGGTTCCCCGTTCCACCGTCAGGTCGATGCCGTTCAGGGCACAGACGGCGGTGTCCCCCTTGCCGTAGACTTTTTTCAGATCGGTACAACGCAGCAGTTCCATGAAATGTCCTCCTTTGGCGTCCATTCTACCACCGTAAGGTGACATTCCGGTGACAGTCACCCGTAAAACCGCACCACAAACCGTCCGCCGCCGTCGGGGGCGTTTTCGGCATGGACCAGGGCGTTCTGCCGTTCCAGCAATTCTTTGGCGATGGCCAGCCCCAACCCGGTGCTGTGGGGGCTGGGGTGCTCTCCTCGGTAAAACCGCTCAAACAGATGGTCCAGATCAGCCGGGGAAAAACCGGCCCCCGCATCCTGCAACACCACCTCGGTGTAAAGGGCGTTGCGGCGGCAGGAACAGCGGACCGCGCTGCCCGCAGGGGCGTGCTCCACACAGTTTTTCATCAGGTTCAGAAGGGCTTCCATCGTCCAGTCGGGGTCGCAGGTGACCGGGATGGGCTCCAGTTCCGGGATGTCCATCGTTACCCCGGCGGATTCGGCCAGGGATTCCAGATTGTCCGCCGCCATCATCAGCAGGGTGTAGAGATCGCAGGGTTCGGGGTGCAAAGGCAGGGCCCCCGTGTCCAGCCGGGCCAGCAACAGCAGGGATTCCTCCAGCCCGGTGAGTCGTGCCAGCGGGGCAGCCATAGATTCAACCCCGGCGCTCTGGGCTGCCAGAGAGAGGGCGGTAAGGGGTGTTTTCAGCTGGTGGGCGATGTTGGCAAGGTTCTGGGCAAACCGGTCCCGGGCCCTCACCGCCTCCTGCCGGGTGAGGGAAAGTTCGGTGACGGTTTTCTGGATCTCATCGGCCAGACGGGCATAGCTGCCCTCGGCCATGCCGTTCCCGGTGAGCAGCGGCAGGGGCTGGCCGGTGCGGGCGGCTTCCAGCAGGCGGATCAGCTGCTGCCGCTGCCGGTATGCGGCCCGGAGGGAAAGGAAAAATCCCCCGCCCAGCAGGGCAAACCCCAAAGCCAGCGCCGCCCCGGCCACGGCGAACAGCCACCCGGTCCCGGCGGCAAAATCCCGGGGCTGGTACCCCAGTTCCGCCAGTACGCCAGAGGCCGTCTGCCCCGCAAAGGTTCCGTCCTTCATCAGCGCGTAGACGGCATCGGCGGTTTCGGGGGCGCGGGCGACCAGAGCGGTGCAGAAGCCGTCCAGCAAAGCCAGTTGACGGGCGGCGGACCAGAATGCCAGCAGGCCTGTTGCCACCGCCACCGCCAGCAGACAGACTGCCGGAACCGCCATCCGGCGCACAAAAGAAGGTTTCATCGTTGGGATTCCTCCAATCGGTAGCCAAAGCTGCGCACCGTTTTCAGGCAGGCGGGACGGCCCAGTTTTTCCCGCAGCCGCTTCATCGTCACGGTGAGGGTGTTGTCATTGACAAAGTGGCCGTTCTGGTCCCACAGGGCGTCCAGCAGCTGCTGTCGGGTCACGGTGCGGCCCTTGTTTTGCATCAGCAGGTGGAGAAGCTGATATTCCAGCGGTGCCAGCGCCGCCGGTTCCCCCTGGCAGGTGACGGTCTGCCGGGCCGGGTCCAGCCGGATGCCGCAGCAGCAAAGCCCCGCTTCCTCGTCGGGACGGCTGCGCCGCCCCAGGGCCAGCAGCCGGGCATAAAGCACCTCCCGGTCAAAGGGTTTGGTCACATAATCGTCGGCGCCGCAGGCAAACCCCGCAAGGATATCCCGGGTGTCGCCCCGCACCGTCAGCAGCAGAAGGGGCAGCCCGGGGCGGCGCTGCCGCAGTTCCCGGCAAAGGTCCGCGCCGGCTCCATCGGGCAGGTTCCAGTCCAGCACGGCCACATCGGGCAGGGCGGCTGCCAGCAGCTCCCGCGCCTCCGAAAGGGTAGGGCAGACGGTGACCCGGCAGCCCTTTCCGGTCAGAAAGGTCGTAAGCGCCCCGGCAATGGCGGTGTCATCTTCCACAAGCAGAATCTTCACGAGAACCCCTCCTGGGATGGATTTTGGTTCCAGTATAGCGGGTTTTGCCATGGGGAGCAAACAAAATTTCCACGCACTACTTGAAAATATTCTTGAATAGTTTATACTTGAATTTAGAATATACAAGGAAGGAGAAAACGGAATGGATGTATCTGTAGGCACCCGACTGCGCGTGCTGCGCAAGGATGCGGGGCTGACCCAGGCCCAGCTGGCGGCGCTGGCCGGAACCAACCAGGCTGCCATCAACCGGTACGAAACCGACCGGGCGGCGGCACCTTACCGCATTCTGGTCTGGTACGCCACCTATTTTAATGTATCGCTGGACTATATCTTCGGTCTGTGCGAGGACCCCCGCGGACGGTATGTCTGCGTCACGCCGGAGGGGGTGCAGGAGGTGGTACAGCGCAAACCGGATTGGAGCGAGTTTGTGGAAGCCTGCTTCACGCCGGGCAGCGAGCTGAACCGCCGCTTGAAGCAGATGATCCTCAATATGGGAGAAGAGGAAAAGCACAGGTAAGGAGGTGCATGCCATGAATGCCGTGATCTATGCCCGCTACAGCAGCGACAACCAGCGGGAGGAATCCATCGAAGGCCAGCTGCGGGAATGCAAGGAATATGCCGACCAGAACGGCATCAACCTGATTGGCACGTACATTGACCGGGCGTTTTCTGCCAAGACCGACAGCCGCCCGCAGTTCCAGCAGGTGATCCACGACAGCGCCACCCACACCTTTGAGGCAGTTCTGGTTTGGAAGCTGGACCGCTTTTCCCGCAACCGGTACGACTCGGCCCACTATAAGCGCATCCTTAAAAACAACCGGGTCCATGTGGTGTCGGTGACCGAGCCCATCTCCAACACGCCGGAGGGCATCATGCTGGAAAGCCTGCTGGAAGGCATGGCCGAGTATTATTCGGCCGACCTGGCCGAGAAGGTCAGCCGCGGCCACAAGGAAAATGCACTCAAGGCCAAGTTCAACGGCGGCCCGGTGCCGCTGGGCTACCGCATCGACAGGGAGCATCACTACCAGCTCGACCCGGCCACCGCACCGGTGGTGCAGGAAGCGTTCCAGCGGTATGCGGCGGGGGAGAGCATCCGCAGTATCATCGAATCGCTGAACGCCCGGGGCATCCGCAACAGCCGTGGCAACCCGTTCACCAAGAACAGTTTCCAGACGCTGCTCAAGAACCGCCGGTATCTGGGCGAATACCGCTATAAGGATACCGTCATCCCGGACGCCATCCCAGCCATCATCGACCCGGATCGCTTCGATGCGGTGCAGCGGCGGTGCGAGATTCACCGCCAGGCACCAGCCCACAACAAGGCGGATGTTCGCTATCTGCTCACCACCAAGCTGTTCTGCGGCAAGTGCGGTACCATGATGGCAGGGGAGAGCGGCAGAAGCCACACGGGCACGGTCCACTGTTACTATAAATGCGGCACCCGCAAACGCAGCGGCAAGGAGGCTTGCAGCTTGAAGCCGGTGCGCAAGGAACCGCTGGAGCAGTTTGTGGTGCAGACGGCGCTGGAAAAGGTGCTGAACGACCGGGTCATCGACCTGCTGGCGGACAAGCTGCTGGAATACCAGAGCAAGGAAAACACCCGTCTGCCGGTCTTGCAGGCGGAACTGAAAGAGGTAAAGCGCCGGATCGACAATCTGGTGGCGGCCATCGAGCAGGGCATCCTGACGCCCTCCACCAAGTCGCGGATGGAGGAACTGGAGCAGCAGCGGGAAGCACTGGAAACCAGCATCCTGCAGGAGCAAATCGAAAAGACGCCCATCACTCGGGAACAGATTCTGTTCTGGTCCGATCAGTTCCGCCACGGCGACCCGGCGGATATCGCCTTTCAGGAAAAGGTCATCGACTGTTTTGTCAATTCCATCTATCTGTTCGATGACCGCATCGTGGTGAATTTCAACTATCAGGAGGGCGGACGCCCGGTATCTTTAGAAGAAGTACTTGGTTCGTTTTTGGATGGGAATGGCGCACCAAAGAAACGCCTTGCTGGAAAGCAGGGCGTTTTTCATATTGATCGATATTGGGAGGATTGGCACAGAGCGCCGGTCCTCCCTTTTTTCATGTAAACCAGACGAATACAGTATGTTAACGCTTCGAACGTGTCTACAAGGTGGAGGCAGAATTATATCATGAAAATTGGAACTAAAATTCGTCTAATCCGTCAACATCGTCACATGACGCAACTGGAGTTAGGTGAGCGGATTGGACTGGGAGCGAGTGTGGCAAATCGTATCGCTCAATATGAGATAGGGTATCGAACTCCAAAACGTAACCTGATTAAGAATATAGCTCACGCGTTGAACGTGCCGGAAACAATTCTCTCCATAGAAGAAAATGAATCGTTGCAGACGTTGCTTCGTCAGCTATTATGGTTGGATCAAGAGGATTGCGCCCTCATTGAATTCATTCCGGTAAACGAGGAAAAATGCCAACTCCCTTGCACTTGCAATCCATTAGCATTTGAGCACATTGCGATTGTAGTTCACAACCAGGCATTCCAGAATCTTCTCACAAGATGGAGCAATGAGAAAACATTCCTTTTAGGCGGCATTATTAATCAGAACGACTATTTCGGATGGAAGATTGGTAAGCTATTGTAAATTTTTGAGTAATGGCTGAAAGATTTACTCGATTTGCTTCCTGCTTGCTTGTTGCACCTATTACCGTATGCTATAATGATAAAAACGTGCATGTTATGTACTTTTTTGTGCGTGAAGTATTCCTACTAAATTACAAGATATCTTAACTCACCTGGAATGTTAATCGAAAGGATATGGCATGAAAAAAGCTGCTGCTCTACTTGTGGCTTCTATCGTTCTTCTGATAAGCTGTACCTCGTGCGTTTCAACAGCATCAAGTAGCTCAGAAAATCCAAAGAGTTCGAACACTCCCACCATGAGCTCATCACAGAAAAACGAAACTGTCACCCTGTCCGTGTATCTGGAAGCCGTTTACACTGATGAAGAAGCGCATTTTCCCATCTACGAAAAATTAAAGGACTTCGAGGATTCTCATCCGGAAATTCATCTGGAATTTGTATCTCCTGTAAGTGGTGCCAGCGATCAAGCTGCACGAGAATCGGAGATCAACCAGCTGAATACTGAGATCATAACAGGTGGCGGACCCGATATTTTTCTGATGCAGACTTTGCGATTCACGGATGAGAATTTGTTCCCGGACGTTCAAAAAGCAATGAAGAATCACTCCTTTTTGAATCTTTCCGAC encodes the following:
- a CDS encoding helix-turn-helix transcriptional regulator, with amino-acid sequence MDVSVGTRLRVLRKDAGLTQAQLAALAGTNQAAINRYETDRAAAPYRILVWYATYFNVSLDYIFGLCEDPRGRYVCVTPEGVQEVVQRKPDWSEFVEACFTPGSELNRRLKQMILNMGEEEKHR
- a CDS encoding recombinase family protein, which codes for MNAVIYARYSSDNQREESIEGQLRECKEYADQNGINLIGTYIDRAFSAKTDSRPQFQQVIHDSATHTFEAVLVWKLDRFSRNRYDSAHYKRILKNNRVHVVSVTEPISNTPEGIMLESLLEGMAEYYSADLAEKVSRGHKENALKAKFNGGPVPLGYRIDREHHYQLDPATAPVVQEAFQRYAAGESIRSIIESLNARGIRNSRGNPFTKNSFQTLLKNRRYLGEYRYKDTVIPDAIPAIIDPDRFDAVQRRCEIHRQAPAHNKADVRYLLTTKLFCGKCGTMMAGESGRSHTGTVHCYYKCGTRKRSGKEACSLKPVRKEPLEQFVVQTALEKVLNDRVIDLLADKLLEYQSKENTRLPVLQAELKEVKRRIDNLVAAIEQGILTPSTKSRMEELEQQREALETSILQEQIEKTPITREQILFWSDQFRHGDPADIAFQEKVIDCFVNSIYLFDDRIVVNFNYQEGGRPVSLEEVLGSFLDGNGAPKKRLAGKQGVFHIDRYWEDWHRAPVLPFFM
- a CDS encoding HAMP domain-containing sensor histidine kinase, giving the protein MKPSFVRRMAVPAVCLLAVAVATGLLAFWSAARQLALLDGFCTALVARAPETADAVYALMKDGTFAGQTASGVLAELGYQPRDFAAGTGWLFAVAGAALALGFALLGGGFFLSLRAAYRQRQQLIRLLEAARTGQPLPLLTGNGMAEGSYARLADEIQKTVTELSLTRQEAVRARDRFAQNLANIAHQLKTPLTALSLAAQSAGVESMAAPLARLTGLEESLLLLARLDTGALPLHPEPCDLYTLLMMAADNLESLAESAGVTMDIPELEPIPVTCDPDWTMEALLNLMKNCVEHAPAGSAVRCSCRRNALYTEVVLQDAGAGFSPADLDHLFERFYRGEHPSPHSTGLGLAIAKELLERQNALVHAENAPDGGGRFVVRFYG
- a CDS encoding response regulator transcription factor encodes the protein MKILLVEDDTAIAGALTTFLTGKGCRVTVCPTLSEARELLAAALPDVAVLDWNLPDGAGADLCRELRQRRPGLPLLLLTVRGDTRDILAGFACGADDYVTKPFDREVLYARLLALGRRSRPDEEAGLCCCGIRLDPARQTVTCQGEPAALAPLEYQLLHLLMQNKGRTVTRQQLLDALWDQNGHFVNDNTLTVTMKRLREKLGRPACLKTVRSFGYRLEESQR
- a CDS encoding ABC transporter permease, with product MWKNFSRDDLAHTPTAVRTMALSALAASFFLALLCGLFYNAWAYEVDRVLREEGSWQARLTLTDGAQAETLEQFAQVDTVTPDEGLSGPDALVVELTFRDKTAVYDTLGLIRDRLGLDDDQIQTHDTLLSLYGVTDPDHPALLLPFLAGVLALLVAALVLLLRNAFEITMQARLHRLGILASVGATPRQLRLCLLQEAAAVSLLPLAVGTLLGFAACRGVLAAVNQVAAGLPDRQPAEFTLHPAVAAAALLAALVTVLLSAWLPARRLCRIPPLEAMRGPLPPQARGKGKRSLTTRLLARCFGIRGELAGSALQTQKKSLRIANLSLLLSFLGFTAILCFFTLSGISTDMTYFARYQDAWDVMATLPDTRLSDFSLTGELADISGVEDCLVYEKEQAAVLLPAEAQSTALQALGGLGALAGEEATVIQGGWLVEAPLVILDDTSFLRFCEEAGIAPSLDGAVLLNRIWDSQHSNFRNRQYLPFVQPNTTALTLADGDGTALGALPLLGLTDTPPNLREEYDQYTLVLFWPQSLWERWTQEHSLPTPAREPEVMVRLLGREGISQAECETLQKEVTTLLEGAGYACTVENRLTERADNDRMIQGAEAILGAFCLLVAAIGLANVFLNTLGFVEQRRRAFARYLSLGMTPRELRSLFWMEGAVLALRPLVITLPLTAGMVALMLRASYLDPTLFLAEAPVLPVALFALGILFFVALAYALGARRVLSTDLTGLLKDDSLI
- a CDS encoding helix-turn-helix transcriptional regulator, with the translated sequence MKIGTKIRLIRQHRHMTQLELGERIGLGASVANRIAQYEIGYRTPKRNLIKNIAHALNVPETILSIEENESLQTLLRQLLWLDQEDCALIEFIPVNEEKCQLPCTCNPLAFEHIAIVVHNQAFQNLLTRWSNEKTFLLGGIINQNDYFGWKIGKLL
- a CDS encoding ABC transporter ATP-binding protein, which encodes MELLRCTDLKKVYGKGDTAVCALNGIDLTVERGTFVAVVGASGSGKSTLLHLLAGVDRPTAGQVLIDGVEVGSLDPTQAALFRRRKVGLIYQFFNLIPTLSVEKNIALPLLLDKRKPDPVFLDSLLRTLGLEEKRRALPGQLSGGQQQRVAIARALCCRPALLLADEPTGNLDRKNSTEILDLLRLFHKNLGQTILLVTHDEALAAQADRVITLSDGRIVSDRSRG